The sequence CACTCGCGTAGGACGGAGCCGTCGCCGAGCCACTCCGTGAAGCTCAGCCGGTAGGCGCCGGAATCCAGGCCGCGCGCCGTGTACGAGCCGTCCATGCCGGTCGACCCGTTCTGCACCCAGTCTCCGGAGGCGTCGTGAACCGCGAATTCGACGCCGGACATCGGCGACCCACCGCCATCGCGGACGACACCCGAGATCGTCGCACCGGCGGAGAGCCGGGCGTTCACATCCGTCGCGACACTTCCGGACTCGAGCGTCAGCACCGTCGCCTGCTCTTCGGTGGCGGCACCATCCCACCATTCGCTGACGACGCTGGGGGTCGCCCAACTCGTCTCGAACCGCACCTTGTACTGTCCGGGCGCGAGCCCGGCAAGGGAGTAGGTTCCGTCGGGCGCGCTGCCGGCGCCCATCGCCGGCGCGAGACCGTCCGGCGTGATGCGTCCGACCCACACGGTGGCGTTCGAGACGGGCTCGCCCGACTCGGTCGTGATCACGCCCGAGATCGAGGCGCCGACCGTGAGCTGAGCGTCGGCGGTCGTCGCCGACCCGCCGGTCACAGTCACCACGGTCGCGGACGCCGCGTCGGCCGCATCGTCGTACCACTCGCCGAGGAGCGGTCCCGAGGTCGAGAAGTTCAGCTTGTAGTCGCCGGCGGGCAGCCCGGGGATCGAGTACGCCCCGGATGCGTCCGTCATCCTCGATTCCACCCAGTCGCCGATGCCGTCCGCCGCCGCACGATACACGGCCACGAAGACGTCTGGCGCCGGAGCGCCGGCTTCGTCGGTCACCACGCCGGTGATGGTCCCGGCGGCACTGAGCACGGCATCCACACCGGACGTGTTCGCGCCCGCCGTCACGGCCACGGGCGTCGCATCAGCCCTCGAGGCCGCATCGTTCCACCACTCGCCGGCAACCGGCCCGCTGTCGAGGAGCGGGAAGAACTCGATGTGGTACGCGCCCTCGCCGAGTCCGGCCAGCAGGTACGCCCCGGATTCGTCGGAGACCGTGTACGACACCGCCCATCCCGTGGCGGCGTAGGCGCGGACGGAGACGCCGCGAATCGGAGCGCCGTGTTCATCGGTCACGACGCCGGACACCGACCCTCCGGCGGCGAGGATCGGGCTCACCCCGGTGACGGCGCCGCCCTCTGCGACCGTCACGGTCGTCGCCGACAGCAAGTCCGATGCGTCCTGCCACCACTCCAGCACGAGGTGCGACGACGCAGAGAACGACGGGTCGAACTGAAGGCGGTACTCGCCGTCAGGCAGATCCTCGATCGCATAGCTCCCGTCTTCGCCCGCATACGTCGAGGAGTACCAGCTCCACGAACCCCACGCGCTCGGCGCGTACGCGACGACGTGAACACCCGGCGCGGCCACTCCGGCTTCATCCGTCACCACACCCGAGATCGACCCGCTCTCTTCCGCGTGAGCGGGTGTCGCGGCAACAGCGCCTGCGATGAGAACGAGGGCGGCGAGCACCCAGGCGACAAGACGAGAACCGGTTCGGTTCCAGGCTGACGACATCGACACTCCGTTGCGCGTGCTCAGGGACGGCACGACGGATGTCGCGCGTGAGGCTCATCCTGGCAGAGCCGGTGGCGGCGAGCAGCGCGCTGTGGATAACTCGTCAGAGCTTCTGGATCGGGGCGATCTTGATCAGCAGCTTCTTCGGACCGGCCGAGTCGAATCGCACGTGGGCCACGCGCTTCGCGCCCTCGCCGGTGACGGCATCCACTCGTCCTTCGCCGAAGTCGTCGTGACGGATGCGGTCGCCCGGGGCGAGCTCGAGGTCGCCGTTGTCGCGCACCTTGGCGGGGATCTTGTTCGCGAAGCGCTCCAGGTTTCCGCTCGGCTCACGACGCGCGAGCGGCACCAGGTCGTCGCCGTAGCGCCGGCCGCCGCCCGAACCGCCGAAGCCCGATCCCGAACCCCGCCGCGCGTTGAGCGCGCGCGACTGCGTGCCGCCGCGCGAGTTGACGTCGCCGGGCGACTGGCGCCAGTGCAGCAGCTCGGCCGGGATCTCTTGCAGGAACCGGCTCGGCATCGCCACCGTCACCTCGCCGAACTGCGCGCGGGTCATCGCGAGCGACAGGTACAGGCGCTTGCGTGCGCGCGTGATGCCCACGTAGAACAGTCGCCGCTCCTCCTGCGGACCGCCCGGCTCCCCCGCCGAGATGCGATGCGGAATGAGGTCCTCCTCGACGCCGGTGACGAACACCGCGTCGTATTCGAGGCCCTTCGCCGTGTGCATCGTCATGAGCGACACCGAGCCCGACGCGTCTTCGAGGTCGTCGGCATCCGACACCAGCGCCACCTCGGTGAGGAAGTCGAGGATCGTGCCCTCGGGGTTGTTGCGCGCGAACTCGCGCGCCACCGCGACGAGCTCGTCGAGGTTCTCGATGCGGGCTTCGTCCTGCGCGTCCTTGCTCGCGCGCAGCGCGTCGTAGTACCCGCTCTTCGACAGCAGCAGCTGCAGCCCGTCGGCGACGGCGGTCGGCGGCGCGAGCTCTCCCGATTCCGGGAGCACGAGGGCGGATGCCTCTGCCAGCACCGCGTCGAGATGCGCGATGGCCGCCTGGATCTTGGGGCCGACGCCCAGCGCCGACGAGTTGGCGAGCGCGTCGCGGAACGTGATCTGCTGGTCGGCGGCGTAGCGCGCGATCGTCTCGATCGTGACGTCACCGATGCCGCGGCGCGGTCTGTTGATGATGCGGCGCATCGCCATCTCGTCGGCCGGGTTCGCCACGGCGACGAGGTACGCGAGGGCGTCCTTGATCTCGGCGCGTTCGTAGAACTTCGTGCCGCCCATGATCTTGTATGGCAGCGCCGAGCGGATGAAGATCTCTTCCAGCGCACGCGACTGCGAGTTCGTGCGATAGAACACCGCGATCTGCGAGTAGTCCACGCCATCGCGATGCAGGGTCTCGATCTCGTCGGCCACGAACTGCGCCTCATCGTGCTGCGAGTAGCCGGTGAAGCCGACGATCTTCTCGCCCTCGCCGACGTCGGTCCACAGCCGCTTGTCTTTGCGGTCGAAGTTGTGGCTGATGACGGCGTTCGCGGCAGAGAGGATGTTCTGCGTCGAGCGGTAGTTCTGCTCGAGCAGGATCACCTTCGCGCCGGGGAAGTCCTTCTCGAACTCGCTGATGTTGCGGATGTCGGCGCCGCGGAAGGCGTAGATCGACTGGTCGGAGTCGCCGACGACGGTCAGCGATGCGCCGTCGTCGGCAGCCGGCTCGGCGTCGAAGATCATCATGCCGCCGGCGCCGGCGCCGGCGACGGGCGCGGCGTCCGTGCCCGGAGGCCTGGTGAGCTCATGGATCAGCGCATACTGCGCGTGGTTGGTGTCTTGGTACTCGTCGACCAGCACGTGCCGGAACCGCCGGCGGTACACGTCGGCGACGTGCGGGAAC comes from Microbacterium cremeum and encodes:
- a CDS encoding carboxypeptidase regulatory-like domain-containing protein, whose amino-acid sequence is MLAALVLIAGAVAATPAHAEESGSISGVVTDEAGVAAPGVHVVAYAPSAWGSWSWYSSTYAGEDGSYAIEDLPDGEYRLQFDPSFSASSHLVLEWWQDASDLLSATTVTVAEGGAVTGVSPILAAGGSVSGVVTDEHGAPIRGVSVRAYAATGWAVSYTVSDESGAYLLAGLGEGAYHIEFFPLLDSGPVAGEWWNDAASRADATPVAVTAGANTSGVDAVLSAAGTITGVVTDEAGAPAPDVFVAVYRAAADGIGDWVESRMTDASGAYSIPGLPAGDYKLNFSTSGPLLGEWYDDAADAASATVVTVTGGSATTADAQLTVGASISGVITTESGEPVSNATVWVGRITPDGLAPAMGAGSAPDGTYSLAGLAPGQYKVRFETSWATPSVVSEWWDGAATEEQATVLTLESGSVATDVNARLSAGATISGVVRDGGGSPMSGVEFAVHDASGDWVQNGSTGMDGSYTARGLDSGAYRLSFTEWLGDGSVLREWWNNAADFASADDVIVGAGEVRSDVDITLSVDDGSVLETYSAVLSGVVTDTLGNPLPDVEVSVEGELWGDRTSTDENGAWAMRSIPSGPYRVGFRAEIGGVTYTTWWDGADDRESASVIRLGVGEQRTGIDAVLGASVLPVLESSTPKITGAVRVGATVKAHPREWTAGTQFTYQWLADDVPIPGATEASLVVTSDLAGARLSVVVVGSLAGYQNVAQTSAVTEPVRGR
- a CDS encoding ATP-dependent helicase, whose amino-acid sequence is MTDASTPIIVGSDRGPRVSGARPDEDLLAGLNPQQREAVTYRGQALLIVAGAGSGKTSVLTRRIASLLRAREAWPSQILAITFTNKAAGEMRERVEHLVGDAARGMWISTFHSACVRILRREAEQFGFTKAFTIYDSGDSRALIKRLVKEHEADAYGLTPAATQGKISKLKNELADAESYARSANMSDPAERVFVELFAAYQRELQRANAFDFDDLIAQTVFLFRAFPHVADVYRRRFRHVLVDEYQDTNHAQYALIHELTRPPGTDAAPVAGAGAGGMMIFDAEPAADDGASLTVVGDSDQSIYAFRGADIRNISEFEKDFPGAKVILLEQNYRSTQNILSAANAVISHNFDRKDKRLWTDVGEGEKIVGFTGYSQHDEAQFVADEIETLHRDGVDYSQIAVFYRTNSQSRALEEIFIRSALPYKIMGGTKFYERAEIKDALAYLVAVANPADEMAMRRIINRPRRGIGDVTIETIARYAADQQITFRDALANSSALGVGPKIQAAIAHLDAVLAEASALVLPESGELAPPTAVADGLQLLLSKSGYYDALRASKDAQDEARIENLDELVAVAREFARNNPEGTILDFLTEVALVSDADDLEDASGSVSLMTMHTAKGLEYDAVFVTGVEEDLIPHRISAGEPGGPQEERRLFYVGITRARKRLYLSLAMTRAQFGEVTVAMPSRFLQEIPAELLHWRQSPGDVNSRGGTQSRALNARRGSGSGFGGSGGGRRYGDDLVPLARREPSGNLERFANKIPAKVRDNGDLELAPGDRIRHDDFGEGRVDAVTGEGAKRVAHVRFDSAGPKKLLIKIAPIQKL